A genomic region of Lysinibacillus sp. 2017 contains the following coding sequences:
- a CDS encoding ROK family protein, whose translation MSWNQQVGKKLNKEMILQEVLISSGTGTSGISRNEIIEKTSLKKATVANLVKELIEEQFIVEAGMDVSTGGRRSKLLKLNGKAGYALGIDIGVNYLRGIITDLNGVIVFDNNEEILDTTFTSYFRKIVTLIQLLELNVPASPYKIIGLGIAVPGIIDTEGLIIKAPNLGWQQIDLITMLKDHVNYPIYISNEANAGGFAEFSFIHNHQHQNLLFVSIGFGIGVGIFVNGELYHGELGFSGESGHMIIQVNGKKCRCGRNGCWEAYASEYALLQEAEAALTIPDLTLEKLIALSAKEKDIQNIFTDIGHYIGIGLVNLIYTFNPSKIIIGNRITLLQDQIKQSMIDITTEQSSAPFVNKTEIEFSTLQDKAIVLGAASIVINHFLQPSIMGAKNGINP comes from the coding sequence ATGTCTTGGAACCAACAAGTAGGAAAAAAGTTAAATAAAGAAATGATTTTGCAGGAGGTATTAATAAGTTCAGGTACAGGAACTTCAGGTATTTCACGTAATGAAATTATCGAAAAAACTTCCCTGAAAAAAGCGACCGTTGCTAATTTAGTAAAAGAACTTATTGAAGAGCAGTTCATCGTAGAAGCTGGTATGGATGTCTCCACTGGCGGCAGAAGATCTAAATTACTGAAACTCAACGGAAAAGCAGGCTATGCGCTCGGTATCGATATTGGGGTAAATTACTTACGAGGAATTATTACAGACTTAAATGGCGTCATCGTTTTCGATAATAACGAGGAAATTTTAGACACAACATTCACTAGTTACTTTCGAAAAATTGTTACACTAATTCAGCTTTTAGAGCTTAATGTTCCAGCAAGTCCGTATAAAATAATCGGTTTAGGCATTGCTGTACCTGGAATTATTGATACGGAAGGTCTCATTATTAAAGCGCCCAACTTAGGCTGGCAGCAAATTGATTTAATAACAATGCTTAAAGATCACGTGAATTACCCTATATATATTAGTAATGAAGCAAATGCTGGTGGCTTTGCAGAATTTTCATTTATTCACAATCACCAACATCAAAATTTACTTTTTGTCAGTATCGGATTCGGAATCGGGGTCGGCATTTTTGTAAATGGTGAGCTATATCACGGTGAGTTAGGCTTTTCTGGAGAAAGTGGCCATATGATAATTCAAGTAAACGGGAAAAAATGCAGATGTGGTCGAAATGGCTGTTGGGAAGCTTATGCATCAGAATATGCACTTCTTCAAGAAGCAGAAGCAGCCTTAACTATTCCTGACTTAACACTTGAAAAACTTATTGCCCTCTCGGCAAAGGAAAAAGATATTCAAAACATATTCACCGACATTGGACACTATATAGGTATAGGATTAGTGAACTTAATTTACACTTTCAACCCGTCAAAAATTATTATCGGAAATCGCATTACTTTACTCCAAGATCAAATTAAGCAAAGTATGATAGATATCACGACTGAGCAGTCCAGTGCTCCTTTCGTTAATAAAACGGAGATTGAGTTCTCGACACTTCAAGATAAAGCAATTGTCCTCGGTGCAGCATCTATTGTGATAAATCATTTTTTACAGCCTTCAATAATGGGCGCAAAGAATGGTATAAATCCCTAA
- a CDS encoding CAP domain-containing protein — protein MTPEQPKAPTTEVKTEQPKAPTNEVKTEQPKAPTTEVKTEQPKATETKTQPNTSQNTKPSTTPVTSTSSDIDAIEAAVVELTNAERVKAGLQPLKTYAPLMASAREKSQDMKDKNYFSHTSPTYGSPFDQMKARGISYTAAGENIAKGQRTAEEVVTAWMNSEGHRANILNANFTHIGVGYVKDGNIWTQQFIKQ, from the coding sequence GTGACACCTGAGCAACCAAAAGCACCAACAACTGAAGTAAAAACAGAGCAACCAAAAGCACCAACAAATGAAGTAAAAACAGAGCAACCAAAAGCACCAACAACTGAGGTAAAAACAGAGCAACCAAAAGCTACTGAGACAAAAACTCAGCCAAATACTTCACAAAATACAAAACCATCAACAACACCAGTGACTTCTACGTCATCTGATATCGATGCCATTGAAGCAGCAGTTGTTGAATTAACAAATGCCGAGCGTGTGAAAGCAGGTTTACAACCATTAAAAACTTACGCACCATTAATGGCTTCTGCTCGTGAAAAATCTCAAGACATGAAAGATAAAAATTACTTCTCTCATACAAGCCCAACTTATGGTAGCCCATTTGATCAAATGAAAGCGCGAGGTATTAGCTATACAGCGGCTGGTGAAAATATTGCCAAAGGTCAACGTACAGCTGAAGAAGTTGTAACAGCTTGGATGAATTCTGAAGGTCACCGTGCGAATATTTTAAATGCAAACTTCACGCATATCGGTGTGGGTTATGTAAAAGACGGTAACATCTGGACACAACAATTTATTAAACAATAA
- a CDS encoding ABC transporter ATP-binding protein, translating to MKPTHIFQAENITAGYDNKMILQDISLTIPSNKISIIIGANGCGKSTLLKTMARLIKPSSGQVTLDGKPINKIPPKHLARVLGLLPQSPVVPEGITVADLVGRGRFPHQTFLKGWTKEDYEAVAEAMEIMNITEFADRNIDELSGGQRQRVWIAMALAQQTDILFLDEPTTYLDITYQVEILDMLTDLNRKYGTTIVMVLHDINLSARYADHIFAVHKGKLVAEGTPEEVVSSTLIHDIFGLKSLVIQDPVSDSPSVVPIGRHHNQLDM from the coding sequence ATGAAACCAACGCACATATTTCAAGCAGAAAATATTACAGCTGGCTATGACAATAAAATGATTTTACAAGATATCAGTCTTACCATTCCAAGCAATAAGATTAGCATTATTATCGGTGCAAATGGTTGTGGGAAATCGACGCTATTAAAAACGATGGCCCGCCTTATTAAGCCGTCTTCGGGACAGGTGACTTTAGACGGCAAGCCAATCAATAAAATTCCACCGAAGCACTTAGCACGTGTTTTAGGACTATTACCGCAATCGCCAGTCGTTCCAGAGGGAATTACGGTGGCAGATTTAGTTGGGCGCGGGAGATTTCCACACCAAACCTTTTTAAAAGGTTGGACAAAAGAAGATTATGAAGCTGTTGCAGAGGCAATGGAAATCATGAATATTACAGAATTTGCTGATCGTAATATTGATGAGCTTTCGGGTGGACAAAGACAACGTGTGTGGATTGCGATGGCACTTGCCCAACAAACCGATATTTTATTTTTAGATGAGCCGACAACGTATTTAGATATTACCTATCAAGTAGAAATTCTCGATATGCTAACGGACCTCAATCGAAAATACGGGACAACGATTGTGATGGTTCTTCACGATATTAACTTATCGGCGCGCTATGCAGATCATATTTTTGCCGTCCATAAAGGGAAGTTAGTCGCGGAGGGAACACCGGAAGAAGTGGTTTCAAGCACATTGATTCACGATATTTTTGGTCTGAAATCTTTAGTTATTCAAGATCCTGTATCCGATTCTCCGTCTGTTGTACCGATTGGACGCCATCATAATCAGTTAGATATGTAA
- a CDS encoding iron chelate uptake ABC transporter family permease subunit, which yields MINETIHSIRGSRLKRRRRFIMTTTVLTMITLALCCAMLMLGNTIYPVKDVLRVLIGEEVKGATFTVGTLRLPRMLAGVFAGFAFGVGGYIFQTMLRNPLANPNVMGITSGSSAAAVFCIIVLHANNTVVSIASVVGGLVTAIVIYLLAKGASFSIGRLILVGIGIQAMLTAVINYLMLIGKTNDIPTAMRWLSGSLNGAKMENLYPLFIAVIVFTPIILFFGKRLEMLELGEQAATSLGVDTNKTRVILIVCSVLILALATAATGPIAFVAFLSGPIAKRLVGVGFSNILPAGLIGVILVLASDLIGQFAFVARYPVGVITGIIGAPYLIYLLIRINRKGDL from the coding sequence ATGATAAATGAAACGATTCATTCCATTAGAGGTTCTAGATTAAAGAGACGTCGCCGTTTTATCATGACTACTACAGTGCTTACAATGATTACTTTAGCGCTTTGTTGTGCAATGTTGATGTTAGGAAACACGATTTATCCAGTGAAAGATGTACTTCGTGTATTAATAGGTGAAGAAGTAAAAGGGGCAACTTTTACAGTCGGTACACTACGTTTACCAAGAATGCTTGCGGGTGTATTTGCGGGATTTGCCTTTGGTGTTGGTGGCTACATATTCCAAACGATGTTACGAAATCCACTTGCCAATCCAAATGTTATGGGGATTACATCAGGTTCTAGTGCAGCGGCTGTATTTTGTATCATCGTATTGCATGCCAATAATACGGTTGTATCGATTGCTTCGGTTGTCGGTGGACTTGTAACGGCAATTGTCATTTATTTATTAGCAAAAGGAGCTTCCTTTTCGATTGGAAGATTAATATTAGTAGGGATTGGTATTCAGGCTATGTTGACTGCAGTCATTAACTACTTAATGTTAATCGGAAAAACGAATGATATTCCAACTGCGATGCGCTGGTTAAGTGGTAGCTTAAACGGAGCGAAGATGGAAAATCTTTATCCGCTATTTATTGCGGTCATTGTTTTCACACCGATTATTTTGTTTTTCGGAAAACGATTAGAAATGCTCGAGCTTGGGGAACAAGCAGCAACTTCACTTGGGGTTGATACAAACAAAACAAGGGTGATCCTGATTGTTTGCTCGGTGCTGATTCTTGCATTAGCAACCGCAGCAACTGGTCCAATCGCATTTGTCGCATTTCTTTCAGGCCCGATTGCTAAACGATTGGTGGGCGTTGGATTTTCGAATATACTTCCTGCTGGCCTGATTGGGGTCATATTAGTATTAGCATCAGATCTTATCGGACAATTTGCATTTGTTGCGAGATACCCAGTAGGTGTCATCACGGGTATAATAGGTGCACCTTACTTGATTTATTTACTAATTCGAATCAATCGAAAGGGAGATTTATAA
- a CDS encoding iron ABC transporter permease: MNKLSVSEKKQVLLPRNFIKVCILLAILLVVCIVASLAFGSRIISVADLMDGLFHPSVQSHEAVVVRQRIVRTIFCFMCGAALGVSGALMQSVTRNPIADPSILGVNTGASLFVVCGIAFLNISSAGEYVWLAIAGAFITAIFVFGIGSMGGSGATPLKLVLAGAATSAILSSLVVAVMIPRSNVMDQFRFWQVGSVGSGNWDSISLFIPFLIVGIVIAIFTAPALNALALGDEVAKGLGVRTGTIRLIAALGGVLLCGVATALAGPIGFIGLLATHVIRLVIGPDLRYIIPMSALSGAIILSISDVLGRLLGSPSELEVGIVTAFVGAPILILITMKAKMRAI; this comes from the coding sequence ATGAATAAATTATCCGTATCAGAAAAAAAGCAAGTGCTCCTACCACGTAACTTTATAAAAGTATGTATCCTTTTAGCAATTTTACTTGTTGTATGTATCGTAGCTTCACTTGCATTTGGCTCTCGGATAATTAGTGTAGCTGATTTGATGGATGGACTATTCCATCCATCTGTTCAGTCTCATGAAGCCGTGGTTGTTCGACAAAGAATTGTTCGAACAATTTTTTGTTTCATGTGTGGTGCTGCACTAGGTGTTTCAGGAGCATTAATGCAATCGGTAACGCGCAACCCAATAGCAGATCCAAGTATTTTAGGTGTCAACACAGGGGCATCTCTTTTTGTCGTTTGTGGGATTGCCTTTTTAAATATTAGTTCAGCAGGTGAATATGTTTGGCTAGCAATCGCGGGGGCCTTTATCACTGCAATTTTTGTATTTGGTATTGGTTCGATGGGCGGTAGCGGGGCAACACCTTTGAAACTTGTTTTAGCTGGTGCTGCGACGAGTGCGATTTTATCATCGCTTGTTGTTGCTGTGATGATTCCGCGTTCGAATGTGATGGACCAATTTCGATTTTGGCAAGTTGGTAGTGTGGGCTCAGGGAACTGGGATTCCATCTCGTTATTTATTCCGTTTTTGATTGTCGGAATAGTCATCGCCATTTTTACAGCGCCCGCATTAAATGCACTCGCATTAGGTGATGAGGTTGCGAAGGGGTTAGGTGTACGTACGGGCACAATTCGATTGATTGCGGCACTTGGCGGTGTATTACTATGTGGTGTGGCAACTGCATTAGCAGGGCCAATTGGTTTTATCGGCTTACTTGCGACTCACGTCATCCGTTTAGTAATTGGACCAGATTTACGTTATATTATCCCGATGTCTGCGCTATCAGGTGCCATTATTTTATCGATATCTGATGTGTTAGGACGATTACTTGGCAGCCCAAGCGAACTTGAAGTTGGGATTGTAACAGCCTTTGTTGGGGCGCCAATTTTAATATTAATTACAATGAAAGCGAAAATGCGTGCGATATGA
- a CDS encoding iron-siderophore ABC transporter substrate-binding protein: MISKRHFSLVTMLLISILSLALVGCSDKDSSTDKEATGSKTTDTEATATEYPITIKHALGETVIEEKPERVATISWANHDVALALGVVPVGFSAANYGVQDDSGMLPWTEEKLKELGEENPNIYQDTDGLDFEAIADSNPDVILAAYSGITQEEYDTLSEIAPVIPYQKTPWVASWRDQITYNSMAMGMAEEGKQLIADTEKLIADKANEHPEVKGLKAAFAMFNATDLSKFYVYTPADPRGELLKELGMEYPEGVKAQVADQESFYIELSAENADALNDTDIFIAYGDDNTLAALQADPILGKVPAIQKGNVVIIADNTPLAAAGNPNPLSIQYTIDEYVSLISDVAKKMK, translated from the coding sequence ATGATTTCAAAAAGACATTTTTCATTAGTAACAATGTTACTAATTTCGATTCTGTCTCTTGCACTTGTTGGCTGCTCAGATAAAGATTCTAGTACAGACAAAGAAGCTACAGGATCTAAAACTACAGATACAGAAGCAACTGCAACTGAATATCCAATCACAATCAAACACGCATTAGGTGAAACAGTTATTGAAGAAAAACCAGAACGCGTTGCAACTATTTCATGGGCAAACCATGACGTAGCCTTAGCACTTGGTGTTGTACCAGTTGGTTTCTCTGCAGCAAACTACGGAGTTCAAGATGATAGCGGTATGCTTCCTTGGACTGAGGAAAAATTAAAAGAGCTTGGTGAAGAAAATCCCAACATCTACCAAGATACAGATGGTTTAGACTTTGAAGCAATTGCAGATTCAAATCCAGATGTAATTCTTGCTGCTTATTCAGGTATTACTCAAGAAGAGTACGATACATTAAGCGAAATTGCTCCAGTTATTCCATACCAAAAAACTCCTTGGGTAGCTTCATGGCGCGATCAAATTACTTATAACTCAATGGCAATGGGTATGGCAGAAGAAGGTAAACAACTGATTGCCGATACAGAAAAATTAATTGCTGATAAAGCAAATGAACACCCTGAAGTTAAAGGCTTAAAAGCGGCGTTCGCAATGTTCAATGCGACAGACTTATCTAAGTTCTACGTTTATACACCAGCAGATCCACGTGGTGAACTTCTTAAAGAATTAGGCATGGAATATCCTGAAGGCGTTAAAGCACAAGTTGCTGATCAAGAAAGCTTCTACATCGAATTAAGTGCAGAAAATGCAGATGCTTTAAATGATACGGACATCTTCATCGCATATGGTGATGACAATACATTAGCTGCATTACAAGCTGATCCAATTCTAGGTAAAGTACCAGCTATCCAAAAAGGAAATGTTGTGATTATTGCAGACAACACACCACTTGCAGCAGCTGGTAACCCGAACCCACTTTCAATTCAATACACAATTGATGAGTATGTTTCTTTAATCTCTGATGTTGCGAAAAAGATGAAATAA
- a CDS encoding transglutaminase domain-containing protein, producing the protein MKENRQHIGNVKGYKSGEFEIYKRVYNDALYRTKYLKLFKSPIKLQKQLNNELNRMVQNPFSKFFSWCLIRVKGLCSLVLLLASLLFGSMAMDEWKAADLQLPTLDPNMTIAMKQTADVSLDGLLQFFKDSPAKLQSFNYEALSQKADPVDPVYANYDMPENIASPEELGQAIVAQLTNFEPQFNLTVDTSSMPMVQMQERAFEWMEQEEPYISRMRQKISYKYYDYGTVNDVQYTVSYDLAPEKHALMLGKVKQIVANMPTGLADVEKVKYVNDYLVSQTVYNLNSADNPYTPYSILINGEGVCQGYALAAYLLLKEMDFEVRFVTGDAIPVGGHAWNLVKVDGEWYHLDTTWNDPIPDQGKNIRYDYFLLADATISQDHVWDTSLYPATSTTDYY; encoded by the coding sequence TTGAAGGAAAATCGTCAACACATTGGGAATGTGAAGGGCTATAAGTCGGGAGAGTTCGAGATTTATAAACGTGTGTACAATGATGCGTTGTATCGCACGAAATATTTGAAGTTGTTCAAATCACCTATCAAACTGCAAAAACAGTTGAATAATGAGCTGAATCGGATGGTTCAAAATCCGTTCTCAAAATTTTTCTCGTGGTGTCTTATTCGTGTGAAGGGATTGTGTTCACTCGTTTTGTTACTGGCGAGTTTACTTTTTGGATCGATGGCAATGGATGAGTGGAAGGCGGCTGATTTACAGTTACCGACACTTGATCCAAATATGACGATTGCGATGAAGCAAACCGCAGATGTTAGCTTAGACGGGCTACTTCAGTTTTTTAAAGATAGTCCGGCCAAACTACAGAGCTTCAATTACGAAGCGCTTTCGCAAAAAGCAGATCCGGTTGATCCAGTCTATGCCAACTATGATATGCCGGAAAATATCGCCTCACCGGAAGAGCTTGGACAAGCGATTGTTGCACAATTGACTAATTTTGAGCCGCAATTTAATTTAACTGTTGATACATCAAGTATGCCAATGGTACAGATGCAAGAGCGTGCCTTTGAATGGATGGAGCAAGAGGAGCCGTATATTTCAAGAATGCGCCAGAAAATAAGCTATAAATATTATGATTATGGAACGGTAAACGATGTGCAGTATACAGTAAGCTATGATTTGGCGCCAGAAAAGCATGCACTCATGTTAGGGAAGGTAAAGCAAATTGTAGCGAATATGCCAACTGGTTTAGCCGACGTAGAAAAAGTAAAGTATGTGAATGATTATTTAGTATCGCAAACCGTGTATAACTTAAATAGCGCTGACAATCCGTATACACCATACTCGATTTTGATAAATGGGGAAGGGGTTTGCCAAGGCTATGCACTCGCTGCCTATTTACTGCTAAAAGAGATGGATTTTGAGGTGAGATTTGTGACGGGTGATGCAATTCCTGTTGGGGGGCATGCATGGAATTTAGTTAAAGTAGACGGTGAGTGGTATCACTTAGATACGACGTGGAATGACCCAATACCTGATCAAGGGAAAAACATTCGCTACGATTATTTCTTGCTTGCTGATGCGACGATCAGTCAAGACCATGTGTGGGACACATCCCTTTATCCAGCAACGAGCACGACGGATTATTATTAA
- a CDS encoding C40 family peptidase, whose amino-acid sequence MNSLMKKIAAFALGTSLLFTTVSGASAATYTVKSGDTLSKIAQKYGTSYKSIMTSNGMKSTSIRIGQKLQIGSTAKTTAKTVSTTSSTKVINNAKKYLGTRYRYGGSTPSGFDCSGFVYYVLKQSGKSVSRTTAAGFYNKSKKVSSPKAGDLVFFSNTSKKGVSHIGIYLGNGKMINASGSKVNISNVHQGYWKSHFTGYGRI is encoded by the coding sequence ATGAATTCATTAATGAAAAAAATTGCAGCTTTTGCACTTGGCACATCCCTATTATTTACGACTGTATCAGGAGCATCAGCTGCTACATATACCGTAAAAAGTGGCGATACCCTTTCTAAAATCGCTCAAAAATACGGTACAAGTTACAAATCCATCATGACGTCAAATGGTATGAAGTCAACGAGCATTCGCATTGGTCAAAAATTACAAATTGGATCAACTGCAAAAACTACAGCTAAAACTGTCTCTACTACGAGTAGCACAAAGGTAATCAATAATGCGAAAAAATACCTTGGCACACGCTATCGATACGGCGGTTCTACTCCATCAGGGTTCGATTGCTCAGGTTTCGTCTATTATGTGTTAAAGCAATCTGGTAAATCAGTAAGCAGAACAACAGCGGCTGGCTTCTATAATAAGTCTAAAAAAGTATCATCCCCTAAAGCTGGCGATTTAGTTTTCTTCAGTAATACTTCGAAAAAAGGGGTTTCACACATTGGCATCTATCTTGGCAATGGTAAAATGATTAATGCCAGTGGATCAAAAGTGAATATTTCAAATGTACATCAAGGCTATTGGAAATCACACTTCACGGGTTACGGTCGAATTTAA
- a CDS encoding alpha/beta hydrolase, protein MEKKVHPELREVFAVMPGMPITQESIEGIRAGIAQQISQLSTSSSPNVETIEKFVPGAEGNPEVRVLIHRPKAQTDVLPGIYYIHGGGYILGTAEMFSSGCEHYAEQFNCVVVNVDYRLAPEYPYPAPIEDCYSGLKWFADHADELNVDPERIVVVGASAGGGLTAALTLLARDRKGPKIAAQFPLYPMIDDRCNTPSNMEITDERVWNGIGNRAAWDMYLGDLKDADDVPIYAAPARAEDYSDLPPTFTCIGDLDPFRDETITYVQKLRQSGVPVEFHLYPGGFHGFEGFVPQASISQQLTTTLENALKNTLHAKEASTI, encoded by the coding sequence ATGGAGAAAAAAGTTCATCCAGAGTTACGAGAAGTTTTTGCAGTCATGCCTGGAATGCCCATTACACAAGAATCAATTGAAGGCATTCGCGCTGGCATTGCACAACAAATTAGTCAACTAAGTACTTCCTCATCGCCAAATGTCGAAACGATTGAAAAATTTGTACCTGGGGCTGAGGGAAATCCTGAGGTACGTGTTTTAATTCATCGACCTAAAGCTCAAACAGATGTTTTACCAGGCATCTATTATATACATGGTGGCGGCTATATTTTAGGAACAGCTGAAATGTTCAGTTCAGGTTGTGAGCACTATGCAGAACAATTTAATTGTGTTGTCGTCAATGTAGATTATCGTTTGGCACCTGAGTATCCATATCCAGCGCCAATTGAGGACTGCTATTCAGGGTTAAAATGGTTTGCCGATCATGCGGACGAGTTAAATGTGGATCCAGAACGAATTGTCGTTGTCGGTGCGAGCGCTGGTGGTGGACTAACAGCCGCTTTAACATTGCTGGCACGCGATCGTAAAGGTCCAAAAATTGCAGCACAATTTCCACTTTACCCAATGATTGATGATCGTTGTAACACACCATCCAACATGGAAATTACAGATGAACGCGTTTGGAATGGCATTGGAAATCGTGCCGCATGGGATATGTATTTAGGCGACCTTAAAGATGCGGATGACGTACCAATTTACGCTGCGCCTGCACGTGCGGAAGATTACTCAGACTTACCGCCTACTTTCACATGCATCGGTGACTTAGACCCATTTAGAGATGAAACAATTACGTATGTTCAAAAGCTACGTCAAAGCGGTGTACCCGTTGAATTCCACTTATATCCTGGTGGCTTCCACGGCTTCGAAGGCTTCGTCCCACAAGCAAGTATTAGCCAACAGCTCACTACGACACTTGAAAACGCATTGAAAAATACCCTTCATGCAAAAGAAGCTTCTACTATTTGA
- a CDS encoding MBL fold metallo-hydrolase — protein MDQEMRYGSDFKYIPATSIQSGEGMEVLPDLYMHTIQIVNFVLYGEPQKGEFVLVDAGMPHSANEIISVAEKRFGSNCRPKAIILTHGHFDHVGAIIELIEHWKVPVYAHSLELPYLTGRQDYPEPDATVNGGFIAKMSPFFPNEAINLGAHVKQLPFNGEIPYMDGFHWIHTPGHTPGHISLFRDEDGALIAGDAFVTVKQESLYKVLTQEKEISGPPRYFTTDWLAAWNSVKKLKSLQPTVAITGHGLPMRGEELTTNLQKLVNEFEQIALPNQGKYLN, from the coding sequence ATGGATCAGGAGATGCGCTATGGAAGTGATTTTAAATATATTCCAGCTACTTCTATTCAGAGTGGCGAGGGGATGGAGGTATTACCTGACTTATATATGCATACCATTCAAATTGTAAATTTTGTGCTTTACGGAGAGCCACAAAAAGGCGAATTTGTATTGGTTGATGCGGGGATGCCTCATAGTGCAAATGAAATTATTTCCGTAGCAGAAAAAAGATTTGGCTCTAATTGTAGACCGAAAGCCATTATTTTAACACATGGCCATTTTGATCATGTAGGAGCGATTATTGAATTGATTGAGCATTGGAAAGTCCCTGTTTATGCGCATTCTTTAGAATTGCCGTATTTAACAGGTCGACAAGATTACCCTGAGCCAGATGCAACTGTAAATGGCGGTTTCATTGCTAAAATGTCGCCATTCTTTCCAAATGAGGCGATTAATTTAGGTGCGCATGTAAAACAACTTCCTTTTAATGGAGAGATTCCTTATATGGATGGGTTCCACTGGATTCATACGCCAGGGCACACACCAGGTCATATCTCGTTATTTAGAGATGAAGACGGAGCATTGATTGCCGGGGATGCCTTTGTGACGGTTAAGCAAGAGTCCCTTTATAAGGTGCTAACACAGGAAAAAGAAATTAGTGGGCCACCACGCTATTTTACGACGGACTGGTTAGCTGCTTGGAATTCTGTAAAAAAGCTAAAATCTTTGCAACCGACAGTAGCTATTACAGGACACGGTTTACCGATGAGAGGCGAAGAGTTGACGACCAATCTTCAAAAATTAGTGAATGAATTTGAACAAATTGCATTACCGAATCAGGGAAAGTATTTAAATTGA
- a CDS encoding YdbC family protein, with product MAEIKYEVVEHIGVLSESAKGWKKELNLVSWNGNAPKYDIREWAPNREKMGKGVTLSAEEVRELKQLLNSTN from the coding sequence ATGGCAGAAATCAAATACGAAGTAGTCGAGCATATCGGTGTTCTCTCTGAATCCGCAAAAGGCTGGAAGAAAGAGCTGAACTTAGTGAGCTGGAACGGCAATGCGCCGAAATATGATATTCGTGAATGGGCACCGAATCGTGAAAAGATGGGTAAGGGTGTTACATTGTCAGCAGAAGAAGTGCGCGAGCTAAAGCAATTGTTAAATAGTACGAACTAA